The Periplaneta americana isolate PAMFEO1 chromosome 2, P.americana_PAMFEO1_priV1, whole genome shotgun sequence genome has a window encoding:
- the LOC138691146 gene encoding transmembrane protein 42 isoform X1 yields MTDYRRGKVIYAVSAGLCAAVASLFGKLSGIQDFSTCAGLLTKASLFALMLVFNAGVWTCFVKALQQAQSSLPATVTSTAVNYITSALIGRIVFGEATSLLWWVGATLVVSGLTLICQSQKKHEE; encoded by the exons ATGACAGATTATCGTCGTGGGAAAGTGATTTATGCTGTCAGTGCAGGTCTGTGTGCTGCCGTGGCAAGTTTGTTTGGAAAGTTGTCCGGCATTCAGGATTTCTCGACATGT GCCGGCCTCCTGACGAAAGCGTCGTTGTTCGCCTTGATGTTAGTGTTCAACGCCGGCGTGTGGACGTGCTTCGTGAAGGCTCTGCAACAGGCCCAGTCTTCTTTGCCCGCCACCGTCACCAGCACGGCTGTCAACTACATCACTTCG GCTCTGATTGGACGAATCGTGTTCGGAGAAGCGACATCTTTGCTATGGTGGGTCGGCGCGACGTTAGTGGTGTCGGGCTTGACGCTGATATGCCAATCGCAGAAGAAGCATGAAGAATAA
- the LOC138691146 gene encoding transmembrane protein 42 isoform X3: MLSVQAGLLTKASLFALMLVFNAGVWTCFVKALQQAQSSLPATVTSTAVNYITSALIGRIVFGEATSLLWWVGATLVVSGLTLICQSQKKHEE, from the exons ATGCTGTCAGTGCAG GCCGGCCTCCTGACGAAAGCGTCGTTGTTCGCCTTGATGTTAGTGTTCAACGCCGGCGTGTGGACGTGCTTCGTGAAGGCTCTGCAACAGGCCCAGTCTTCTTTGCCCGCCACCGTCACCAGCACGGCTGTCAACTACATCACTTCG GCTCTGATTGGACGAATCGTGTTCGGAGAAGCGACATCTTTGCTATGGTGGGTCGGCGCGACGTTAGTGGTGTCGGGCTTGACGCTGATATGCCAATCGCAGAAGAAGCATGAAGAATAA
- the LOC138691146 gene encoding transmembrane protein 42 isoform X2, which translates to MELPGNCGFMAGLLTKASLFALMLVFNAGVWTCFVKALQQAQSSLPATVTSTAVNYITSALIGRIVFGEATSLLWWVGATLVVSGLTLICQSQKKHEE; encoded by the exons ATGGAACTGCCTGGGAATTGTGGTTTCATG GCCGGCCTCCTGACGAAAGCGTCGTTGTTCGCCTTGATGTTAGTGTTCAACGCCGGCGTGTGGACGTGCTTCGTGAAGGCTCTGCAACAGGCCCAGTCTTCTTTGCCCGCCACCGTCACCAGCACGGCTGTCAACTACATCACTTCG GCTCTGATTGGACGAATCGTGTTCGGAGAAGCGACATCTTTGCTATGGTGGGTCGGCGCGACGTTAGTGGTGTCGGGCTTGACGCTGATATGCCAATCGCAGAAGAAGCATGAAGAATAA